One Oncorhynchus masou masou isolate Uvic2021 chromosome 18, UVic_Omas_1.1, whole genome shotgun sequence DNA window includes the following coding sequences:
- the fam217ba gene encoding protein FAM217B: MGPIMQERTASTALKRVVSKEKIRTKNSENNEPITSSKKANKVKKAGAQLKKALPGQDKDTVSTIQRGIHSKGSRVKSGTTRNTSKLASPQEGGLKSKPLTHSSTQRQEKREVQRTSPCCGELDQNNGVLGRSRKALSLPLSPIPGLRQGPMRLHTHTQVPTLESLRQFEQKEVDSDSASDLSDSERLPVLPSPCTPCTPPHLNLRAEVINSSDFPPAFPGPHGATSDNDSVSYNYPDFLPPPFNTWSLRQLAVFLHTEGRGAPRPKPVGPLEKYLERLLQLEWLQIQTVQAEACRPAGVRPRALGFPSATTTNAPRPHTAPPSRLSSPKGLRQCQRAFPLAPHNPPSLAAQQLSCLPVCPHCHIRYPLCNGSCSSYAYQRHSRLSPLLERRARPGVPPKRSSSESRVTSSESRATGCSGGGQTPGSPSAGRSHVRHMQAVGNIRKPAQEPGTNGKGQASVKKGRARANSEAEVRKESSTAKAGVEKHTHSGSKREANTIKRVEKGCQRTETGSQASKSGVKRTVKEPLSLFKAPLSAKANGKAKNVHFIAK, from the exons ATGGGCCCCATTATGCAGGAACGCACTGCCTCCACGGCATTGAAACGCGTTGTTTCCAAAGAGAAGATACGTACGAAGAATTCTGAAAATAACGAACCGATTACGAg TTCAAAGAAAGCTAACAAGGTGAAGAAGGCAGGAGCTCAGCTCAAGAAGGCCCTTCCAGGTCAGGATAAGGACACTGTGTCGACAATCCAGAGG GGCATTCATTCAAAGGGAAGCAGAGTCAAATCTGGCACTACTCGAAACACTAGCAAACTGGCAAG CCCTCAAGAAGGAGGCTTGAAGTCTAAACCACTCACACACTCCTCCACACAGAGGCAAGAGAAGCGAGAGGTTCAGCGAACGTCCCCATGTTGCGGTGAGTTAGATCAGAACAATGGGGTACTGGGCCGAAGTCGGaaagctctctctctgcccctttccCCTATACCTGGGCTGCGCCAGGGGCCAATGcggcttcacacacacactcaagtccCCACCCTGGAGTCCCTCAGGCAGTTTGAGCAGAAGGAAGTCGACTCGGACAGCGCCAGTGACCTGTCAGACTCAGAGAGACTGCCTGTACTCCCCTCCCCCTGTACCCCCTGCACCCCACCCCATCTCAACCTCCGCGCTGAAGTGATTAACTCCAGCGACTTCCCCCCAGCCTTCCCAGGACCACACGGGGCCACGAGCGACAACGACAGCGTCAGCTACAACTACCCTGACTTCCTGCCTCCTCCCTTCAACACCTGGAGCCTACGCCAGCTGGCTGTGTTCCTCCACACGGAGGGCCGAGGCGCACCTCGCCCCAAACCTGTGGGGCCCCTGGAGAAGTACCTGGAGAGGCTGCTGCAGTTGGAGTGGCTCCAGATCCAGACTGTGCAGGCGGAAGCCTGCCGACCTGCCGGGGTCCGTCCTAGGGCCCTGGGCTTCCCCTCTGCCACCACCACGAACGCACCTCGGCCCCACACGGCGCCACCCAGCCGCCTCAGCTCCCCCAAAGGCCTGAGGCAGTGTCAGCGCGCCTTCCCGCTTGCCCCTCACAACCCCCCCTCGCTGGCAGCACAGCAGCTCTCCTGCCTCCCAGTCTGCCCCCATTGTCACATCCGCTACCCTCTGTGCAACGGGAGCTGCTCCTCCTATGCCTACCAGCGCCACTCGCGCCTCAGTCCCCTGCTGGAGCGCCGAGCCAGGCCCGGGGTTCCCCCGAAGAGGAGCAGCAGTGAGAGCCGGGTCACTTCCTCTGAGAGTAGGGCTACTGGCTGCAGTGGAGGAGGACAGACTCCAGGTAGCCCCTCGGCAGGAAGAAGCCACGTCAGACACATGCAGGCGGTTGGCAACATCCGTAAACCCGCCCAGGAGCCAGGCACTAACGGTAAAGGTCAGGCCAGTGTGAAGAAAGGCCGCGCCAGAGCCAATTCGGAAGCCGAGGTGAGGAAGGAGTCCAGTACGGCTAAGGCGGGtgtggagaaacacacacactctggaagTAAACGAGAGGCTAACACGATCAAGAGGGTCGAGAAAGGCTGTCAGAGGACAGAAACAGGAAGTCAGGCATCTAAAAGTGGGGTTAAAAGAACAGTAAAagagccactctctctcttcaaggCACCGTTGTCTGCCAAAGCGAATGGAAAAGCAAAGAATGTTCACTTTATTGCAAAGTAA